A portion of the bacterium genome contains these proteins:
- a CDS encoding DUF2190 family protein — translation MDNYQQPGDVLELTAPAGGVVSGGIYKIGQMIVVAAFDAAAGVAFSAQLVGVFSITKVGSQAWTVGALVYWDDGNTYFTTTASGNQLAGAAVAAVGSGAGETTGIVRLNGIASLDIP, via the coding sequence ATGGATAATTACCAACAGCCGGGAGATGTGCTCGAGCTCACCGCGCCGGCGGGCGGCGTCGTGTCGGGCGGAATCTATAAGATTGGTCAAATGATCGTTGTAGCGGCCTTTGATGCCGCGGCCGGCGTGGCATTCAGCGCGCAACTGGTCGGAGTTTTCTCGATCACAAAGGTCGGATCCCAGGCGTGGACTGTGGGCGCCCTCGTTTATTGGGATGACGGCAACACGTATTTCACGACAACCGCGAGCGGCAATCAACTTGCCGGGGCGGCCGTCGCGGCCGTTGGAAGTGGCGCCGGAGAGACAACCGGGATCGTCCGTCTGAACGGGATCGCGTCTCTCGATATCCCGTAG